A DNA window from Hoplias malabaricus isolate fHopMal1 chromosome 5, fHopMal1.hap1, whole genome shotgun sequence contains the following coding sequences:
- the prkcbp1l gene encoding protein kinase C binding protein 1, like isoform X4, with the protein MHPQSLAEEEIKTESDAVEGMEASATKVDLGSAEATPPAPKRKATSPPHSSNGHSPSDMSPTAVKKKKKPGLVTNNNKDQCELRHGPFYYVKQPALTTDPVDVVPQDGRNDFYCWVCHREGQVLCCELCPRVYHAKCLKLAAEPEGDWFCPECEKITVAECIETQSKAMTMLNLEQLSYLLKFALQKMKQPGTEPFQKPVSLEQHPDYAEYIFHPMDLCTLEKNIKKKMYGCTEAFLADVKWILHNCIIYNGGNHKLTATAKVIVKICEHEMNEIEVCPECYLSACQKRDNWFCEPCSQPHPLVWAKLKGFPFWPAKALRDKDGQVDARFFGQHDRAWVPINNCYLMSKEIPFSVKKTKSIFNSAMQEMEVYVENVRKKHGVFNYAPFRTPYTPNNQFQMLLDPGNPKKGTVMGEKQDKIKFNFDMTASPKMLLSKSMMSAGTGRRMSMMDMPRSPMSTNSSVHTGSDLEQDTSERTTKLSASHYSAGEDSMDCTASPASQKTTESPKPNLPTSLKQERTQATGSILNLNLDRIKAEMDLKELSETVQQQQQQQGASVLLTSPKKPTRSLDKTIESCKAQLGIQEISEDAYRGVDHSDSEDSDKSDTTDSEYASEDENGPKDGNQDNGIHKECKKRPRPSPSQPQDKKTPPPAAVDKTTSEPPAKKKPASVQEKESQEKPRTAQQQTSQKEKPLAGLEGKSIKDPNVDSDSERELVIDLGEEQGGRERKRPKKETSSTPSFTTKDPANIKTEGKSQSVVSTSGSPSTAPSASPSTPSAKESTQPTSKPPNTSTPNSSTSSTPHPGAPVTLSSANSNSTVVKKQRPLLPKESAHPGQSAVIWNQAGNKLQTSSQKLQVQKIQRPQQQGGQLATQPQPQPQTPLASSSSSASTRYQTRQSMKVQQKDTSSSSSNSTLTGDFLAPPASADVAADIAKYTSKMMDAIKGTMTEIYNDLSKSTTGNTIAEIRRLRIEIEKLQWLHQQELSEMKHNLELTMAEMRQSLEQEKERLVSEVKKQMEIEKQQAVDETKKKQWCAYCKKEAIFYCCWNTSYCDYPCQQAHWPEHMKSCTQSATASQQEAEEETPTVPAAKPSGQSPKAQPSPTVNKTSPTHKSPSPTAENTRGSTAGSVS; encoded by the exons TGTGAGCTAAGACATGGTCCCTTTTACTATGTCAAGCAGCCAGCACTCACCACAGACCCTGTTGATGTTGTGCCGCAGGATGGGAGGAATGACTTCTACTGCTGGGTGTGCCACCGTGAGGGCCAGGTGCTCTGCTGTGAGCTCTGCCCACGTGTCTACCACGCCAAGTGCCTCAAACTGGCCGCCGAGCCCGAGGGCGACTGGTTCTGTCCTGAGTGCGAG AAAATAACAGTTGCAGAATGCATTGAGACTCAAAGCAAAGCCATGACTATGCTGAATCTGGAGCAGTTGTCTTACTTGTTGAAGTTTGCCCTGCAGAAAATGAAGCAGCCTGGG ACAGAGCCATTTCAGAAGCCTGTGTCTCTGGAGCAACATCCAGACTATGCAGAGTACATCTTCCACCCCATGGACTTGTGCACCTTAGAAAAG AACATCAAAAAGAAGATGTACGGCTGCACAGAGGCTTTTCTGGCAGATGTGAAATGGATCCTACACAATTGTATCATTTACAATGGAG GGAATCATAAACTGACTGCTACAGCAAAGGTTATTGTCAAGATCTGTGAGCATGAA ATGAATGAAATTGAAGTTTGTCCAGAGTGCTACTTGTCCGCTTGCCAAAAGAGGGACAACTGGTTCTGTGAACCTTGT TCTCAACCCCATCCATTGGTGTGGGCAAAACTGAAGGGCTTTCCTTTCTGGCCTGCCAAAGCTCTGAGGGATAAGGACGGCCAGGTGGATGCTCGTTTCTTTGGCCAACACGATAG AGCATGGGTGCCCATTAACAACTGCTACCTTATGTCGAAAGAGATTCCGTTCTCTGTGAAAAAGACTAAGAGCATCTTCAATAGTGCCATGCAGGAGATGGAAGTCTATGTGGAAAATGTGCGTAAGAAACATGGGGTGTTCAACTATGCTCCGTTCAGAACACCCTACACGCCCAACAACCAGTTCCAGATGCTGCTGGACCCTGGCAACCCCAAGAAAGGCACAGTTATGGGGGAGAAGCAGGATAAAATTAAGTTTAATTTTGACATGACTGCATCACCCAAAATGCTCTTGAGCAAGAGTATGATGTCAGCTGGGACTGGACGTAGAATGTCCATGATGGACATGCCCCGATCGCCAATGAGCACCAACTCCTCTGTCCACACAGGGTCAGACCTTGAGCAGGACACATCAGAACGAACAACAAAACTGTCAGCTAGTCACTACAGCGCAGGAGAAGACTCGATGGATTGCACAG CATCACCAGCATCTCAGAAGACCACAGAAAGCCCCAAACCCAACTTGCCAACTTCCTTGAAACAGGAAAGGACCCAGGCCACTGGCAGCATTCTCAACCTCAATCTTG ATCGCATTAAAGCAGAGATGGACCTCAAAGAGCTGAGTGAAACTgtacagcagcaacagcagcagcagggggCTTCTGTACTCCTCACCTCCCCAAAGAAACCCACCAGGAGTCTGGACAAGACAATAGAGAGCTGCAAGGCCCAGCTAG GCATTCAGGAAATCTCAGAAGATGCGTATCGGGGTGTCGATCACAGTGACTCCGAAGATTCAGACAAGTCCGACACCACTGACAGTGAATATGCAAGTGAAGATGAAAATGGACCAAAGGATGGCAATCAGGACAATGGCATccataaagaatgtaaaaagaGACCCAGACCTTCACCTTCACAGCCACAAGACAAGAAGACACCTCCTCCAGCCGCAGTGGACAAGACAACCTCAGAGCCTCCTGCCAAAAAGAAACCTGCCAGTGTTCAGGAGAAGGAATCCCAGGAGAAGCCGAGGACCGCCCAGCAGCAGACGTCCCAAAAAGAGAAGCCTTTGGCTGGACTAGAGGGCAAAAGTATCAAGGATCCGAATGTAGACTCTGACTCAGAAAGAGAGCTGGTGATCGACCTTGGAGAGGAGCAGGGAGGCcgggagagaaagagaccaaAGAAAGAGACATCATCAACTCCCAGCTTTACAACCAAAGACCCAGCAAACATCAAAACCGAAG GAAAATCACAGTCAGTAGTCAGCACATCAGGATCTCCTTCCACAGCTCCCAGTGCTTCACCCTCTACCCCCAGTGCAAAAGAGTCCACTCAGCCCACTTCCAAGCCTCCAAACACCTCCACCCCCAACAGTAGCACGTCCAGTACTCCCCACCCAGGGGCACCAGTGACCCTCTCTTCAGCAAACTCCAATTCCACTGTGGTGAAGAAACAGCGCCCTCTGCTGCCCAAGGAGTCGGCTCATCCAGGCCAATCAGCTGTGATCTGGAACCAGGCTGGAAATAAGCTCCAAACATCCTCTCAGAAGTTACAAGTACAGAAAATCCAGAGACCACAGCAGCAGGGAGGGCAGCTGGCCACACAGCCTCAACCGCAGCCCCAGACCCCACTGGCCTCCAGCAGCTCCAGTGCCAGCACTCGCTACCAGACCAGGCAGTCTATGAAAg TTCAGCAGAAGGACACTTCATCTAGCTCCTCTAATTCTACACTGACTGGGGACTTCCTGGCCCCTCCAGCCTCTGCTGATGTAGCTGCTGATATCGCCAAGTACACATCCAAA atgATGGATGCAATTAAAGGAACAATGACAGAGATTTACAATGACCTTTCCAAAAGCACAACAGGAAACACTATTGCTGAG ATCCGAAGATTGAGGATAGAGATTGAGAAGCTCCAGTGGCTTCATCAGCAAGAGCTTTCAGAGATGAAACATAATTTGG AACTAACCATGGCAGAGATGAGGCAGAGTTTGGAGCAGGAGAAAGAGAGGCTTGTGTCAGAAGTAAAGAAGCAAATGGAGATTGAGAAACAGCAGGCTGTGGATGAGACGAAGAAAAAGCAGTGGTGTGCCTACTGTAAAAAGGAGGCCATTTTCTACTGCTGTTGGAATACCAGCTACTGTGACTACCCCTGCCAGCAAGCACACTGGCCTGAACACATGAAATCTTGCACACAGTCAG CTACAGCATCTCAGcaagaggcagaggaggagaCCCCTACAGTTCCTGCAGCAAAACCTTCAGGACAATCGCCTAAAGCCCAGCCCTCACCCACAGTCAACAAAacctcacccacacacaaaagCCCCTCACCTACAGCAGAAAACACTAGGGGGAGCACTGCAGGCTCTGTGTCCTAA
- the prkcbp1l gene encoding protein kinase C binding protein 1, like isoform X5, giving the protein MEASATKVDLGSAEATPPAPKRKATSPPHSSNGHSPSDMSPTAVKKKKKPGLVTNNNKDQCELRHGPFYYVKQPALTTDPVDVVPQDGRNDFYCWVCHREGQVLCCELCPRVYHAKCLKLAAEPEGDWFCPECEVPTGQKITVAECIETQSKAMTMLNLEQLSYLLKFALQKMKQPGTEPFQKPVSLEQHPDYAEYIFHPMDLCTLEKNIKKKMYGCTEAFLADVKWILHNCIIYNGGNHKLTATAKVIVKICEHEMNEIEVCPECYLSACQKRDNWFCEPCSQPHPLVWAKLKGFPFWPAKALRDKDGQVDARFFGQHDRAWVPINNCYLMSKEIPFSVKKTKSIFNSAMQEMEVYVENVRKKHGVFNYAPFRTPYTPNNQFQMLLDPGNPKKGTVMGEKQDKIKFNFDMTASPKMLLSKSMMSAGTGRRMSMMDMPRSPMSTNSSVHTGSDLEQDTSERTTKLSASHYSAGEDSMDCTASPASQKTTESPKPNLPTSLKQERTQATGSILNLNLDRIKAEMDLKELSETVQQQQQQQGASVLLTSPKKPTRSLDKTIESCKAQLGIQEISEDAYRGVDHSDSEDSDKSDTTDSEYASEDENGPKDGNQDNGIHKECKKRPRPSPSQPQDKKTPPPAAVDKTTSEPPAKKKPASVQEKESQEKPRTAQQQTSQKEKPLAGLEGKSIKDPNVDSDSERELVIDLGEEQGGRERKRPKKETSSTPSFTTKDPANIKTEGKSQSVVSTSGSPSTAPSASPSTPSAKESTQPTSKPPNTSTPNSSTSSTPHPGAPVTLSSANSNSTVVKKQRPLLPKESAHPGQSAVIWNQAGNKLQTSSQKLQVQKIQRPQQQGGQLATQPQPQPQTPLASSSSSASTRYQTRQSMKAVQQKDTSSSSSNSTLTGDFLAPPASADVAADIAKYTSKMMDAIKGTMTEIYNDLSKSTTGNTIAEIRRLRIEIEKLQWLHQQELSEMKHNLELTMAEMRQSLEQEKERLVSEVKKQMEIEKQQAVDETKKKQWCAYCKKEAIFYCCWNTSYCDYPCQQAHWPEHMKSCTQSATASQQEAEEETPTVPAAKPSGQSPKAQPSPTVNKTSPTHKSPSPTAENTRGSTAGSVS; this is encoded by the exons TGTGAGCTAAGACATGGTCCCTTTTACTATGTCAAGCAGCCAGCACTCACCACAGACCCTGTTGATGTTGTGCCGCAGGATGGGAGGAATGACTTCTACTGCTGGGTGTGCCACCGTGAGGGCCAGGTGCTCTGCTGTGAGCTCTGCCCACGTGTCTACCACGCCAAGTGCCTCAAACTGGCCGCCGAGCCCGAGGGCGACTGGTTCTGTCCTGAGTGCGAGGTACCCACCGGACAA AAAATAACAGTTGCAGAATGCATTGAGACTCAAAGCAAAGCCATGACTATGCTGAATCTGGAGCAGTTGTCTTACTTGTTGAAGTTTGCCCTGCAGAAAATGAAGCAGCCTGGG ACAGAGCCATTTCAGAAGCCTGTGTCTCTGGAGCAACATCCAGACTATGCAGAGTACATCTTCCACCCCATGGACTTGTGCACCTTAGAAAAG AACATCAAAAAGAAGATGTACGGCTGCACAGAGGCTTTTCTGGCAGATGTGAAATGGATCCTACACAATTGTATCATTTACAATGGAG GGAATCATAAACTGACTGCTACAGCAAAGGTTATTGTCAAGATCTGTGAGCATGAA ATGAATGAAATTGAAGTTTGTCCAGAGTGCTACTTGTCCGCTTGCCAAAAGAGGGACAACTGGTTCTGTGAACCTTGT TCTCAACCCCATCCATTGGTGTGGGCAAAACTGAAGGGCTTTCCTTTCTGGCCTGCCAAAGCTCTGAGGGATAAGGACGGCCAGGTGGATGCTCGTTTCTTTGGCCAACACGATAG AGCATGGGTGCCCATTAACAACTGCTACCTTATGTCGAAAGAGATTCCGTTCTCTGTGAAAAAGACTAAGAGCATCTTCAATAGTGCCATGCAGGAGATGGAAGTCTATGTGGAAAATGTGCGTAAGAAACATGGGGTGTTCAACTATGCTCCGTTCAGAACACCCTACACGCCCAACAACCAGTTCCAGATGCTGCTGGACCCTGGCAACCCCAAGAAAGGCACAGTTATGGGGGAGAAGCAGGATAAAATTAAGTTTAATTTTGACATGACTGCATCACCCAAAATGCTCTTGAGCAAGAGTATGATGTCAGCTGGGACTGGACGTAGAATGTCCATGATGGACATGCCCCGATCGCCAATGAGCACCAACTCCTCTGTCCACACAGGGTCAGACCTTGAGCAGGACACATCAGAACGAACAACAAAACTGTCAGCTAGTCACTACAGCGCAGGAGAAGACTCGATGGATTGCACAG CATCACCAGCATCTCAGAAGACCACAGAAAGCCCCAAACCCAACTTGCCAACTTCCTTGAAACAGGAAAGGACCCAGGCCACTGGCAGCATTCTCAACCTCAATCTTG ATCGCATTAAAGCAGAGATGGACCTCAAAGAGCTGAGTGAAACTgtacagcagcaacagcagcagcagggggCTTCTGTACTCCTCACCTCCCCAAAGAAACCCACCAGGAGTCTGGACAAGACAATAGAGAGCTGCAAGGCCCAGCTAG GCATTCAGGAAATCTCAGAAGATGCGTATCGGGGTGTCGATCACAGTGACTCCGAAGATTCAGACAAGTCCGACACCACTGACAGTGAATATGCAAGTGAAGATGAAAATGGACCAAAGGATGGCAATCAGGACAATGGCATccataaagaatgtaaaaagaGACCCAGACCTTCACCTTCACAGCCACAAGACAAGAAGACACCTCCTCCAGCCGCAGTGGACAAGACAACCTCAGAGCCTCCTGCCAAAAAGAAACCTGCCAGTGTTCAGGAGAAGGAATCCCAGGAGAAGCCGAGGACCGCCCAGCAGCAGACGTCCCAAAAAGAGAAGCCTTTGGCTGGACTAGAGGGCAAAAGTATCAAGGATCCGAATGTAGACTCTGACTCAGAAAGAGAGCTGGTGATCGACCTTGGAGAGGAGCAGGGAGGCcgggagagaaagagaccaaAGAAAGAGACATCATCAACTCCCAGCTTTACAACCAAAGACCCAGCAAACATCAAAACCGAAG GAAAATCACAGTCAGTAGTCAGCACATCAGGATCTCCTTCCACAGCTCCCAGTGCTTCACCCTCTACCCCCAGTGCAAAAGAGTCCACTCAGCCCACTTCCAAGCCTCCAAACACCTCCACCCCCAACAGTAGCACGTCCAGTACTCCCCACCCAGGGGCACCAGTGACCCTCTCTTCAGCAAACTCCAATTCCACTGTGGTGAAGAAACAGCGCCCTCTGCTGCCCAAGGAGTCGGCTCATCCAGGCCAATCAGCTGTGATCTGGAACCAGGCTGGAAATAAGCTCCAAACATCCTCTCAGAAGTTACAAGTACAGAAAATCCAGAGACCACAGCAGCAGGGAGGGCAGCTGGCCACACAGCCTCAACCGCAGCCCCAGACCCCACTGGCCTCCAGCAGCTCCAGTGCCAGCACTCGCTACCAGACCAGGCAGTCTATGAAAg cAGTTCAGCAGAAGGACACTTCATCTAGCTCCTCTAATTCTACACTGACTGGGGACTTCCTGGCCCCTCCAGCCTCTGCTGATGTAGCTGCTGATATCGCCAAGTACACATCCAAA atgATGGATGCAATTAAAGGAACAATGACAGAGATTTACAATGACCTTTCCAAAAGCACAACAGGAAACACTATTGCTGAG ATCCGAAGATTGAGGATAGAGATTGAGAAGCTCCAGTGGCTTCATCAGCAAGAGCTTTCAGAGATGAAACATAATTTGG AACTAACCATGGCAGAGATGAGGCAGAGTTTGGAGCAGGAGAAAGAGAGGCTTGTGTCAGAAGTAAAGAAGCAAATGGAGATTGAGAAACAGCAGGCTGTGGATGAGACGAAGAAAAAGCAGTGGTGTGCCTACTGTAAAAAGGAGGCCATTTTCTACTGCTGTTGGAATACCAGCTACTGTGACTACCCCTGCCAGCAAGCACACTGGCCTGAACACATGAAATCTTGCACACAGTCAG CTACAGCATCTCAGcaagaggcagaggaggagaCCCCTACAGTTCCTGCAGCAAAACCTTCAGGACAATCGCCTAAAGCCCAGCCCTCACCCACAGTCAACAAAacctcacccacacacaaaagCCCCTCACCTACAGCAGAAAACACTAGGGGGAGCACTGCAGGCTCTGTGTCCTAA
- the prkcbp1l gene encoding protein kinase C binding protein 1, like isoform X6 yields MHPQSLAEEEIKTESDAVEGMEASATKVDLGSAEATPPAPKRKATSPPHSSNGHSPSDMSPTAVKKKKKPGLVTNNNKDQDGRNDFYCWVCHREGQVLCCELCPRVYHAKCLKLAAEPEGDWFCPECEVPTGQKITVAECIETQSKAMTMLNLEQLSYLLKFALQKMKQPGTEPFQKPVSLEQHPDYAEYIFHPMDLCTLEKNIKKKMYGCTEAFLADVKWILHNCIIYNGGNHKLTATAKVIVKICEHEMNEIEVCPECYLSACQKRDNWFCEPCSQPHPLVWAKLKGFPFWPAKALRDKDGQVDARFFGQHDRAWVPINNCYLMSKEIPFSVKKTKSIFNSAMQEMEVYVENVRKKHGVFNYAPFRTPYTPNNQFQMLLDPGNPKKGTVMGEKQDKIKFNFDMTASPKMLLSKSMMSAGTGRRMSMMDMPRSPMSTNSSVHTGSDLEQDTSERTTKLSASHYSAGEDSMDCTASPASQKTTESPKPNLPTSLKQERTQATGSILNLNLDRIKAEMDLKELSETVQQQQQQQGASVLLTSPKKPTRSLDKTIESCKAQLGIQEISEDAYRGVDHSDSEDSDKSDTTDSEYASEDENGPKDGNQDNGIHKECKKRPRPSPSQPQDKKTPPPAAVDKTTSEPPAKKKPASVQEKESQEKPRTAQQQTSQKEKPLAGLEGKSIKDPNVDSDSERELVIDLGEEQGGRERKRPKKETSSTPSFTTKDPANIKTEGKSQSVVSTSGSPSTAPSASPSTPSAKESTQPTSKPPNTSTPNSSTSSTPHPGAPVTLSSANSNSTVVKKQRPLLPKESAHPGQSAVIWNQAGNKLQTSSQKLQVQKIQRPQQQGGQLATQPQPQPQTPLASSSSSASTRYQTRQSMKAVQQKDTSSSSSNSTLTGDFLAPPASADVAADIAKYTSKMMDAIKGTMTEIYNDLSKSTTGNTIAEIRRLRIEIEKLQWLHQQELSEMKHNLELTMAEMRQSLEQEKERLVSEVKKQMEIEKQQAVDETKKKQWCAYCKKEAIFYCCWNTSYCDYPCQQAHWPEHMKSCTQSATASQQEAEEETPTVPAAKPSGQSPKAQPSPTVNKTSPTHKSPSPTAENTRGSTAGSVS; encoded by the exons GATGGGAGGAATGACTTCTACTGCTGGGTGTGCCACCGTGAGGGCCAGGTGCTCTGCTGTGAGCTCTGCCCACGTGTCTACCACGCCAAGTGCCTCAAACTGGCCGCCGAGCCCGAGGGCGACTGGTTCTGTCCTGAGTGCGAGGTACCCACCGGACAA AAAATAACAGTTGCAGAATGCATTGAGACTCAAAGCAAAGCCATGACTATGCTGAATCTGGAGCAGTTGTCTTACTTGTTGAAGTTTGCCCTGCAGAAAATGAAGCAGCCTGGG ACAGAGCCATTTCAGAAGCCTGTGTCTCTGGAGCAACATCCAGACTATGCAGAGTACATCTTCCACCCCATGGACTTGTGCACCTTAGAAAAG AACATCAAAAAGAAGATGTACGGCTGCACAGAGGCTTTTCTGGCAGATGTGAAATGGATCCTACACAATTGTATCATTTACAATGGAG GGAATCATAAACTGACTGCTACAGCAAAGGTTATTGTCAAGATCTGTGAGCATGAA ATGAATGAAATTGAAGTTTGTCCAGAGTGCTACTTGTCCGCTTGCCAAAAGAGGGACAACTGGTTCTGTGAACCTTGT TCTCAACCCCATCCATTGGTGTGGGCAAAACTGAAGGGCTTTCCTTTCTGGCCTGCCAAAGCTCTGAGGGATAAGGACGGCCAGGTGGATGCTCGTTTCTTTGGCCAACACGATAG AGCATGGGTGCCCATTAACAACTGCTACCTTATGTCGAAAGAGATTCCGTTCTCTGTGAAAAAGACTAAGAGCATCTTCAATAGTGCCATGCAGGAGATGGAAGTCTATGTGGAAAATGTGCGTAAGAAACATGGGGTGTTCAACTATGCTCCGTTCAGAACACCCTACACGCCCAACAACCAGTTCCAGATGCTGCTGGACCCTGGCAACCCCAAGAAAGGCACAGTTATGGGGGAGAAGCAGGATAAAATTAAGTTTAATTTTGACATGACTGCATCACCCAAAATGCTCTTGAGCAAGAGTATGATGTCAGCTGGGACTGGACGTAGAATGTCCATGATGGACATGCCCCGATCGCCAATGAGCACCAACTCCTCTGTCCACACAGGGTCAGACCTTGAGCAGGACACATCAGAACGAACAACAAAACTGTCAGCTAGTCACTACAGCGCAGGAGAAGACTCGATGGATTGCACAG CATCACCAGCATCTCAGAAGACCACAGAAAGCCCCAAACCCAACTTGCCAACTTCCTTGAAACAGGAAAGGACCCAGGCCACTGGCAGCATTCTCAACCTCAATCTTG ATCGCATTAAAGCAGAGATGGACCTCAAAGAGCTGAGTGAAACTgtacagcagcaacagcagcagcagggggCTTCTGTACTCCTCACCTCCCCAAAGAAACCCACCAGGAGTCTGGACAAGACAATAGAGAGCTGCAAGGCCCAGCTAG GCATTCAGGAAATCTCAGAAGATGCGTATCGGGGTGTCGATCACAGTGACTCCGAAGATTCAGACAAGTCCGACACCACTGACAGTGAATATGCAAGTGAAGATGAAAATGGACCAAAGGATGGCAATCAGGACAATGGCATccataaagaatgtaaaaagaGACCCAGACCTTCACCTTCACAGCCACAAGACAAGAAGACACCTCCTCCAGCCGCAGTGGACAAGACAACCTCAGAGCCTCCTGCCAAAAAGAAACCTGCCAGTGTTCAGGAGAAGGAATCCCAGGAGAAGCCGAGGACCGCCCAGCAGCAGACGTCCCAAAAAGAGAAGCCTTTGGCTGGACTAGAGGGCAAAAGTATCAAGGATCCGAATGTAGACTCTGACTCAGAAAGAGAGCTGGTGATCGACCTTGGAGAGGAGCAGGGAGGCcgggagagaaagagaccaaAGAAAGAGACATCATCAACTCCCAGCTTTACAACCAAAGACCCAGCAAACATCAAAACCGAAG GAAAATCACAGTCAGTAGTCAGCACATCAGGATCTCCTTCCACAGCTCCCAGTGCTTCACCCTCTACCCCCAGTGCAAAAGAGTCCACTCAGCCCACTTCCAAGCCTCCAAACACCTCCACCCCCAACAGTAGCACGTCCAGTACTCCCCACCCAGGGGCACCAGTGACCCTCTCTTCAGCAAACTCCAATTCCACTGTGGTGAAGAAACAGCGCCCTCTGCTGCCCAAGGAGTCGGCTCATCCAGGCCAATCAGCTGTGATCTGGAACCAGGCTGGAAATAAGCTCCAAACATCCTCTCAGAAGTTACAAGTACAGAAAATCCAGAGACCACAGCAGCAGGGAGGGCAGCTGGCCACACAGCCTCAACCGCAGCCCCAGACCCCACTGGCCTCCAGCAGCTCCAGTGCCAGCACTCGCTACCAGACCAGGCAGTCTATGAAAg cAGTTCAGCAGAAGGACACTTCATCTAGCTCCTCTAATTCTACACTGACTGGGGACTTCCTGGCCCCTCCAGCCTCTGCTGATGTAGCTGCTGATATCGCCAAGTACACATCCAAA atgATGGATGCAATTAAAGGAACAATGACAGAGATTTACAATGACCTTTCCAAAAGCACAACAGGAAACACTATTGCTGAG ATCCGAAGATTGAGGATAGAGATTGAGAAGCTCCAGTGGCTTCATCAGCAAGAGCTTTCAGAGATGAAACATAATTTGG AACTAACCATGGCAGAGATGAGGCAGAGTTTGGAGCAGGAGAAAGAGAGGCTTGTGTCAGAAGTAAAGAAGCAAATGGAGATTGAGAAACAGCAGGCTGTGGATGAGACGAAGAAAAAGCAGTGGTGTGCCTACTGTAAAAAGGAGGCCATTTTCTACTGCTGTTGGAATACCAGCTACTGTGACTACCCCTGCCAGCAAGCACACTGGCCTGAACACATGAAATCTTGCACACAGTCAG CTACAGCATCTCAGcaagaggcagaggaggagaCCCCTACAGTTCCTGCAGCAAAACCTTCAGGACAATCGCCTAAAGCCCAGCCCTCACCCACAGTCAACAAAacctcacccacacacaaaagCCCCTCACCTACAGCAGAAAACACTAGGGGGAGCACTGCAGGCTCTGTGTCCTAA